AAAAAGAATGAAGATGAGCTGCCATTTTTAATATTTGGCAAATATTTATTAATCATATTATTTAATTACCTAATTCCGACATAAATTTTATACGCATCAATTGGATATCTTCAAAGGAATAATCTTCCTCGCCTAATTCATCCAGAGCAGACTCTATTGCATCATTTTCAGCTGTTTTGAAATAATCGTAAACTTCATCTTGACGATCTTGGTCTATCATTTCATCTACAAAATAGCCGATATTGAGTTTAGTTCCTGAATTTACGATTGATTCAACTTCTCTCAATAGATCCTCATAACTAATCCCTTTGGATGATGCAATGTCCTCGAGACTTATCTTGCGATCAATATTTTGGATTATTGATACCTTAAGAGCTGACTTATTGGCTGTGCTTTTAATTACTAAATCCTGTGGTCTATCGATATCATTGTCTTCCACATACTTTTTGATCAACTCTACAAAAGGCGCCCCAAACTTCATTGCTTTTCCAGACCCTACACCTTGAATCTGTTTCAATTCATCAATTGTTACAGGATAATGGGTACACATTTCATCCAGCGAAGGATCTTGGAATATTACAAACGGAGGTAGTGATTTTTGTTTTGCGATCTTTTTCCTTAGATCCTTGAGCATCTTTAATAGCTCAGCATCCAGAGCTCCAGATTGACCTGAAGCTTCATCAGTAGATACAGTTTTGGTTACTTCCATTGGTTTATTTAAGATAAACTTTAATGGATAAGGGTTCACGATATACTTTTTGCCCCCTTCTGTTAATTGAAGTAAACCATAGTGGTCTATATCTTTTTTGATAAAACCTGCCAGTTCAGCTTGACGGATTAAAGAATTCCAAAAATTTACGCCCTGTTCTTTACCTGAGCCAAACAGAGGATGAGTATCATGTTTATATTTTGATATGGGTTGATTGTTTTGCCCAATCAGAACATTAATTATATGCTGGTCATCAAATTTATCACCTTGTTCTTTTATGAAATTGAGGACAGTCAATAACGGTTCTTCAGCATCAAAATATGTTTTTTGAGCCCGACAATTATCACACATTGAATTACAGCCTGTTTCATCAAACTTCTCTCCGAAATAATGAAGGATTTGTTTTCTACGACAAACCGCTGATTCAGAATAATCAATTACTTCTTTGAGGATTTGAGTACCGATTTCTTTTTCAGAAACTGGCTTATCTTTCATGAACTTGGTTAATTTTTCAACATCTTTTTCAGAATAAAAAGCCAAGCAGTAACCTTCTCCTCCATCACGTCCAGCACGTCCAGTTTCTTGGTAGTACCCTTCCATAGATTTAGGAATATCGTGATGTATAACATATCTGACATCGGGTTTGTCTATCCCCATTCCAAATGCAATGGTTGCAACGATTACCTCAATATCTTCCATCAAGAATTTATCTTGCGTATCGGCACGAGTTTTAGCATCCAACCCAGCATGATAAGGTAATGCTTTTATTCCGTTGATATTTAATACTTCGGCTATTTCTTCAACCTTTTTACGGCTTAGACAATATACAATTCCTGCTTTTCCCGTATTGCTTTTTATGAAGCGTACAATTTGCTTTATAACATCTTCCTTCGGTCGAACTTCGTAATATAAATTAGTTCTATTGAAAGAAGACTTAAACAAAGTGGCATCATTCATTTGCAGATTCTTACGAATATCTGACTGGACCTTAGGTGTTGCAGTTGCCTGTTAAGGCAATAATTGGGATATCTTCCCCAATTTCATTGATAACTTGTCTGATTTTTCGGTATTCGGGTCTGAAATCATGTCCCCATTCTGAAATACAATGAGCCTCATCCACAGCAACAAATGAAACTGTAATACTTCTGAGGAAGTTTACATTTTCTTCTTTTGCGAGTGATTCAGGAGCGACGTAGAGGAGTTTTGTTTTTCCATCTTGAACATCTTGTTTAACTCTTTGAATCTCATTTTTTGTGAGGGAAGAATTTAAGAAATGTGCGATGCTGTCTCTACCACCAAAAGCACGAACTTGGTCGACCTGATTTTTCATTAAAGCTATTAATGGGGAAATTACAATTGCTGTTCCTTCGCTCATCAGTGCTGGCAACTGGTAACATATAGATTTTCCTCCACCTGTTGGCATAATGACAAAAGTGTCTTTCTTATTCAAGACATTTGTAATAATAGCCTCTTGATCGCCTTTAAAAGTATCGAACCCAAAAAAATCTTGAAGATTATCGAAAAGTGATTTTTCTATTTCCATTGACTATGCAAAATAAATAGATGTAATAACGGTATGAATAATACGTGTTAAATAATGTATTTTTGTAGCGAACACATCATATTTATATATAAAATTAAGGAAATATTACGTGAAAAACAATATAGATATCAAATCGTTGGCGCAGAGTACTTTTGAGCTTGAAGCTGCTAACGTATTAGCTCTTTCTGAGAAAATTGACGAGGACTATGTGAAGGTTATTGAAGAGATTTTAACATTAAAAGGAAGGGTGATATTAACAGGTATTGGAAAGAGTGCTATCATTGCCCAAAAGATTGTCGCCACATTAAATTCTACTGGTACCCCTGCTATTTTTATGCATGCTGCTGATGCTATCCATGGTGATTTAGGAATTATTCAAAAGGACGATTTAATAATAGGTATTTCAAAAAGTGGAAACACACCAGAAATTAAAGTTTTAGTTCCGTTTTTAAAAACAAAACAGGGAACACTTTAGTTGCCATGGTTGGAAACCGAAGTTCATTATTTAGCAGAACAAGCCGATTATATTTTAGACACTAGTATTACAAGAGAAGCTTGTCCTAAATAACCTTGCTCCTACGACAAGCACTACCGTTCAATTAGCAATGGGAGATGCTATTGCGGTATGTTTACAAACCAAAAGGCAATTCACAGATCAAGATTTTGCGAAATATCATCCTGGTGGAGCTTTAGGGAACAGCTTTATCTGAAAGTTGGGGATTTATCTGACAATCATGGTTTACCAGCAGTTAGTTCTTCCTCAGACGTTCGTACAGTACTTATTAGTATTACCAAATTCAGGCTTGGTGCAACCGTAGTAACAGAAAAAGAACAAATTTTGGGTATAATAACTGATGGAGATATCCGCAGGATGTTAGAAAAGCACACTGATGTTTCAAACCTAATTGCAACTGATATCATGTCAATAAATCCAAAAACTATCGAACGGGATGAATTGGCAGCAAATGCTCTTCATCACATGCGCCAAAATAGTATATCACAATTGGTGGTGACAGATGATGGGAAATATGCAGGAATAATTCATCTTCAAGATATTCTAAAAGAAGGAATCATTTAAAAAGCAATTTGTAAAATTATTGTGGAATTATTCTAAAACTTTAATAAAGAATCGTATTCTTATAAAAATGGTCTTAGATTTGATTGTGTAAAGCAACGAAAAAATTGAAACAATGAAAAAAATTACGAGTATATGTGCAGTAGTGATTGCATTTATTAGTCTAACTGCAATGGGAATGTTGGCAGCAGAGTTTAAATTTGATAAAGAAACGCACGATTTCGGAAAGATTGCATTGAATAAACCGGTTTCACATGAATATAAATTCAGTAATTCAGGAGATGAACCTATTATAATTTCAGATGTGCAACCGACTTGTGGATGTTCTGTAGCCGAGTTTACCAAGACTCCTGTTAAACCAGGTGAGGCAGGAACTATTAAAGTAACCTTTAATGCTGCTGCAAAAGGACCTTTCACGAAATCATTTATCGTGAAATCAAACACAAAAACTCCTGTTAAAACACTTACCATTAAAGGTATAGTTGAATAAATCAGAATTCAAGAATTCACATTTTTGAGAACAGATATTTGAGAGCCGATCATTCGAGATCGGCTTTCTATTTTTTATGACAAGCAGTGTTTTATTTGTATTTTTGAAAAGTTAAAAAACATAATTTATTAATAATGCCAACTATATCTCAAAAGGGCAATAATATGCCTGCCTCACCTATTAGAAAGCTAACTCCTTATGCTGATCAAGCTAAAAAAGAAGGAAAGAAAATCTATCATTTAAACATAGGTCAACCTGATATTGAAACACCAGAAATCATGTTGAATGCTTTGAAGAACATTGATTTCAAAGTTTGGGCATATACACCTTCTGAAGGAACACTATCATACAGAACAAAACTAGCGGAATACTATAATAAACTTCACTATAACATCACCCCTAATGATATATTAGTAACAAATGGTGGATCAGAAGCAATAACAATTACTATGCAAGCCTGCTTGAATCCAGGTGAAGAGGTTATTATCCCAGAGCCATTCTATGCGAACTATAATGGTTTTGCATGTTCTGCGGATATTATTGTAAAACCTATTATGTCAACAATTGACAATGGATTTGCATTACCATCGATTTCTGATTTTGAAAAAGTGATAACAGAAAAAACGAAAGCAATTGCTATCTGTAATCCTAACAACCCAACAGGATATTTATATTCTAGGGAAGAACTAGAAGCTCTAAAGGAATTGTGTTTAAAACATGATTTATATCTATTTTCTGATGAGGCTTATAGGGAGTTCTGTTATGATGGTCGTGAATTTATTTCTCCGATGCAATTAGAAGGTTTAGAACAAAACGTTGTTGTATTTGATACTGTTTCAAAACGTTATTCTGCATGTGGAGCTCGGATTGGATGTATTATAACGAAAAATAAAGAACTCTACCAAACTTCATTAAAATTTGCTCAGGCAAGACTTAGTCCGTCATTAGAAGGACAGATTGCTGGAGAAGCTGCTGTAGATACTCCGGATAGTTATTTTGAAGCAGTTTCAAAAGAATATACTGCAAGAAGAGATACTTTAGTGAAGGGATTAAATAATATTGATGGTGTTTTTTGTCCAAATCCAGGAGGAGCATTTTATGTAATTGCAAAATTGCCTATAGACAATGCTGATAAATTCTGTCAATGGATGCTAGAAAAGTTCTCGTATAACAATGAGACAGTCATGATGGCACCAGCTACAGGCTTCTACTCTACTCCAGGGGCAGGTTCCAATGAGGTAAGATTAGCGTATGTATTAAACCAAGATGATCTTAAAAAAGCTTTAATCTGTCTTGATAAGGCATTACAAGAATATCCAGGAAGGACAATTTAGTAATTATATACCGCTGGATTTCAATGTCTTAAAAATAATTCACAACAATTTCATCTGTTTAACGTTTATATATTATAAACTAATGAAGAATATTTATGGATAAATTAAAGAAATTCGAATTAATGGAGAAAATATCCAGAGAATTAGAGGACATTAGAAATAGCCAGCAGGCTGTTTTAGAAAAAATAGCAAAAGTTGAAGTAGATAATATTGAATTAGGTGACAAAACAATTGAATCCAAAATTCCTGAAATCTATTCACGTACTGCTGATAACTCTGAAGCTATTCTGGAGATCCTAAATTCCTTCCAAGAAAAGACAGATGAATTTGGAAGTAAAAATAATATCGATCAATTGAAACAACAACAAGAGATTGATAATATGAAATAATAAAAGGCCTCAAATTGAGGCCTTTTTTCTTTATCTAATTTTAGTTAAGATCTATTTTTTCCTTCACTAAGTTTATTACAAATTGTAATTGCTCTTCTTGATTCAATTCGGAATTATCCAATACAATTGCATCTTCAGCTTGTCTTAGTGGACTTTCTTCTCTCGTACTATCTATATGGTCTCTGTGGGATAAGTTTTCTTTTACTTCCTCCATTGTCAACACTTCACCTTTTGCACCAAGCTCAGCGAATCTGCGTTCTGCACGAACTTGTGGACTAGCCGTCATAAAAATTTTGAGGTCAGCATTTGGAAAGACTGTAGTTCCAATATCTCTCCCATCCATCACAATATTTCTTTTTTTGCCAAGGTTTTGTTGTTGGTGAACCATTGCTTTACGAACTGGTTTTAGAGCACTTACTTCACTTACATATTCAGAAACCTCCATAGTTCTAATAGCATCCGAAACGTCCTCGCCGTTTAGGAGAATTTGTACTTTTTCAGGGTTAGGGACAAAATCAATATGTATATTATCTAAAGCATCCAAAACCTCTTGCTCATTTTCAATATTAACCTTGTTCTGTTGAATATAAAGAGTAACTGCTCTATACATTGCACCACTATCAATAAACACAAAATTCAATTCTTTAGCTAGAGCCTTAGCAACCGTACTTTTACCACAAGAAGAGAATCCGTCAATCGCGATAACAAAATTTTTCATAGCCTTAATTGGTGCCCCCAATCATTACACCTGGTTTATTTACTAATGGAATTTTTATTAGATTTTCATCAACGATACTTTCAGGTAAAAAAACATATTTTTTATCATATATAGTACCCTCAACATAATAACTTAACCAATATTCATTGGTTAACCCAAAAACCTGAGGATCAATTGCCTCGATTTTTTGAGAACTATTAGCCTCCATATCACCAATGAAATGTCTTAATGTAGTGGTTTTCACCTCTCTCCCATCTTTCAATCCATATCCTTTAGAAGAAACCAGAACATTCTGAATAGCAGATTTTTTTTCATTAATCAGATATACATTCCAAACTTTAGAGGTCGGTGATTCTGTTTCCAATACAACAGCAATAGATATATCTTCAACAATATTTAAAGGGAGGTCCTTTTTCATATTAACTATTTCTTCTTCGCTTTTGTTGTTTTAGTTGTTTTTGTTGCTTTAGTAGTCTTTGCTATTTTTGAACCTGCGGCTTTTGGATCTTCTTCTGCCCATTTCAATACATCAGCATAGGTAATTTTCTCTACTTCTGTACCTTTTGGAATTTTCAAGTTTTGTTTACCAAAACGCACGAATGGTCCCCATCTACCGTTTTCAATTTTAGCATCAGGATTTTCATCAAAAACTTTTATTACCTTATCCTTATCTTTTTGGCGTTTTTCTTTGATGATCTCAATTGCTTGTTCTTCCTCAACGTCTAAAGGATCTAATCCTTTAGGTAAGGAATAGAAGCTACTGTTATGTCTAATATATGGTCCAAAACGACCAATAGCAACGGTCATTTCTTTATCCTCAAATTCACCAACTTTTTTAGGTAGTTTAAATAACTCCAGTGCTTCTTCTAATGTAATTGTTTCTATCATCTGCCCTTTTCTCAGAGAGGCAAATGCTGGTTTTTCTTCATCATCTGCAGAACCGATTTGGACTAATGGGCCAAATCTTCCTACTCTAACAGAAATAGGTTTTCCACTTACAGGGTCAATTCCCAGTTCCCTTTCATGCGTTGCACGATCAGCATTATCTAAGGTATTTTGGACTTCTGAATGGAATGGTCCGTAGAAATTAGACAACATATGAGTCCACTCTTTAAAACCTTGAGCAATCTCATCAAATTCTTTTTCAACTTTCGCAGTAAAATGGTAATCAACAATTCCTTTAAAATGCTGAACTAAGAAATCATTAACCAGAACACCAATATCAGTTGGAAACATTTTATTACGTTCAGCTCCGGTAATTTCAGTTTTTGTGACTTCTGAGATTTTACCATCTGTCAATGTTAAGACTTTGAATGATCTTTCCTTACCGTCTCTATCTTCTTTTACAACATAGCCACGATTTTGGATCGTAGATATAGTTGGAGCATACGTTGATGGTCTACCAATTCCTAACTCCTCAAGTTTTTTAACCAAGGAAGCTTCCGTAAACCTTGCTGGAGGTCTTGAGAATCTTTCCGTCGCATTCATGGTCTCAAGATTAAGATTTTGGCCATTACTCAGTGGAGGAAGGATTGAATTATCAGAATTGTCAAGATCTATATCATCATTATCATCATCAGAAGATTCAAAATATACTTTTAAAAACCCATCAAATTTCATGATTTCGCCTGAAGCAACCAAGTCTTCTGATCTGGTAGAAATATTGATTTTAGCAGTAGTTTTTTTCAAATTCTGCTTCAGTCATTTGAGATGCAATTGAACGCTTCCAAATTAATTCATACAATCTTTTTTCGGAGTTATCACCTTCAATTGTATGATCATTAAAGTATGTTGGACGGATTGCTTCGTGAGCTTCCTGTGCACCGGCACTTTTAGTACGAAATTGTCTTAATTTATGGTATTTATCACCATACGCATTGATGATTTCCGATTTTGCACCCTGTAATGCGGTATCGGAAAGGTTTACTGAATCTGTACGCATATAAGTAATACGCCCAGCTTCATAAAGTCGTTGAGCTACTTGCATTGTTCGAGCCACAGAAAATCCAAGTTTTCTACTTGCCTCCTGTTGTAATGTAGATGTTGTAAAGGAGCCGATGGAGAACGTTTTGAAGGTTTAGTTTCTAAACTCTTAATATTAAATACAGCATTAGCACAATCATTTAAAAATTGATTAGCTTCCTCAACAGTCGGAAACCTATTTGGAAGTTCTGCTTTAAATCTATCTTTTTGGTTTCCAGTATTAAAAATAGCAACAACTTTAAATGCTGCCTCAGCATTAAACTTATTAATGTCCCTTTCGCGCTCAACAATTAATCTAACCGCTACAGACTGAACACGGCCAGCAGATAAAGAAGGTTTGACTTTTTTCCAGAGTACCGGAGAAAGTTCAAAGCCGACCAATCTATCTAATACTCTACGAGCTTGTTGAGCATTAACAAGGTTAAAATCTATTTTACGTGGTGATTCAATTGCTTTTAAAATGGCAGGTTTAGTGATCTCATGAAAAACAATACGTTTGGTTTTATCGTCTTTCAGCCCTAAAGTTTCATATAAGTGCCAAGAAATTGCTTCTCCTTCTCGGTCTTCATCGGATGCTAACCAAACTGTCTCTGCAGATTTAGCTAGCTTCTTCAACTCACTTACTAAAGCTTTTTTATCCGAAGGAACTTCATACTTCTGTTTGAAGTTATCGTCAGTGTCAATCGCATCATCGGTTTTCACCAAATCGCGGATGTGACCATAACTAGATTTTACCAAAAAATCTTTTCCTAAATATCCTTCTATTGTTTTGGCCTTTGCTGGAGACTCAACTATCAATAAATTTTTTGCCATTTATACTGTATGATTTCATGCAAAGAAAACGATTTCAAAATGGAATGCAAATTCTTTTTTATTACGATTATTAAAAATGTGACTTGGGTATACGCTCATTTTATCCAAATATCCAGTAAATAAAACACTGCAAAAACTACAGAAGCAATACCATTTGTAGTCATAAATGCACGGTCTACCCTACTTAAATCATTTAAACTCACTATTCGATGTTGGTATATTAATAATGCTGCATAGAATGCAACGCCTATATAGTATAATATTCCAACAGGCATATATAATACTGGCAGTAAAATAAAGATAAATGACAGTACATGAAGTATTTCAGAAATCCTTAATGCTGCCTTTCCTCCAAAATTTGCAGGTATCGAGTTTAAGCCATTAGCCTTATCAAATTCTTCATCTTGCAAAGCATATATGATGTCAAATCCACTCACCCATGTAAGGACAGCTAATCCATAAAAGATAGGTACTATATTAAAATGTCCGGTCACCGCTAAGTAAGCACCAACAGGTGCTAAGCCCAATCCAACCCCCAATACAATATGACATAAAGGAGATATTCTTTTCATGTAAGAATAGAATAAAATAACAAATAAAGCGATTGGAGAAAGTAGAAAGCACAAAAAGTTTATGAAGTAACAAGCTATTATAAATACTATACAATTGATAATGGTAAAAATTAGAGCTTGATTTGCGGAGATTTTACCAGCAGGAATATCCCTTACCGCAGTTCGAGGGTTTAATGCGTCAATATCTCTATCTAAATATCGATTGAAAGCCATAGCAGCATTTCTTGCAGTCACCATACATACCAACATCAATAAAAACAACTTCCATTCAAATTGATAATCAGTAGTATTGATCGCTAAAAAGAAACCTATGATGGCAAATGGTAGAGCAAATATACTATGTGCAAAAAGCACTAAGGACATGTATTTTTTCATATATTAACCCAAAGGAGAAACGAAGTTTTTATTGATATCATCAATTGTTTCCAATACCTGTTCACAACCTAGTTTAGTTTCTGAGGATGTAAGAATATGTGGTGGAACCTCTTCAAACCAAGTTTTCAATGCTTTGCGAAATTTAGCTATGTTCTGATCAGACTTTACCATGGAGTGTTTATCAGCCTTGGTAAATAACAATAAAAATGGAATTCCTTGCTCTCCTAACCAGTAACAGAAGTCTAAATCAATCTTTTGTGGCTCGTGACGACTATCGATCAGTACAAATACACATTGTAGATTCTCTCTTCTAGTCAAATACTCACGAATAAACTTTTCCCAAGATGCACGGTTCTTTTTTGAAGTTTGGGCAAATCCATAACCTGGTAAATCCACCAAATACCATTCATCATTAATTATGAAATGGTTGATTAATTGAGTTTTACCTGGTTTTTGAGAGGTTTTGGCTAAACCTTTTCTACGTGTGATCGCATTTATCAGTGAAGATTTTCCAACATTCGAACGTCCAATAAATGCGTATTCAGCTTTATTAGCTTCCGGAAGCTTAGTTACATCAGTATTACTAGTTAAAAATTCTGCTCTATTGATATTCATTCAGCAAAGGTACAATTAAATACAATTTTATTTCTCTTTTGAAACGCTATAGAACTATTAGTGTTTCAATAAAAATTCATAATTTCAGCAGCAAATATGTTTGTATGCTGGAAATAAAAAATATTGTTAAGCAATATGCCAACCATAAGGCTTTAGACGATGTGTCTATTCATGTACCATCAGGAAAGATTTTTGGTCTTTTAGGGCCCAATGGCGCAGGAAAGACTTCATTAATCCGAATTATCAATCAAATCACTGCACCAGATTCAGGCGAAATAATTTTCGATGGCAAACCTTTGAATTCTTCCCATATCAGTAGAATCGGATATTTACCGGAAGAGCGAGGACTATATAAAAAAATGCAGATTGGGGACCAAATGATTTATCTAGCCCAATTAAAAGGTCTGAGTAAAAAGGATGCCAAAGAAAGAATAAAATATTGGTTTGAAAAACTTAAGATTGAAAGTTGGTGGGATAAAAAAGTAGAAGATCTAAGTAAAGGAATGCAACAAAAAGTACAATTTGTAGCCACTGTCCTCCACGAACCAGATTTAATAATTTTAGATGAACCCTTCTCAGGATTTGACCCAGTAAATGCACAAGTTATTCAAGATGAAATCCTAGAATTAAATAAAAAAGGTGCTACCATTATTTATTCCACCCATAGGATGGAATCTGTGGAAGCATTGTGTGACAATATCGCATTGTTAAACAAATCAAAAGTGATTTTGGAAGGTTCAGTTAAAGAGATTAAAAACCAGTATAGAAATCAAACCTACAGGATAGAATATCATCTGAAACCTGAAACAGAGCGTATTCAAATTGATCATTCCCTTTGGCAGAACCTAGATCAGTCGGAATCAAATAACAATATATTAACTATCCAGATTCCTCAAGAGAAATCATTAAATGATGTTTTAATAAACTTGATTCCTCAAATTGAGATTCAGCAAATATTTGAAATAATACCTTCGATGCATGATATTTTCATCGATAATGTTACTAATAATAAATAACCCTAAAAGTATATGAACAAAATATTATTAATTATCCAAAGAGAATACTTGAGCAGGGTTAAGAAAAAAACATTTCTGCTGACCACTTTTTTAGTTCCTCTATTTTTTATTGGGATGTACGTTGGTGTATTTTTCCTAACAAAACAGAGTTTTGAGGATTCTAAAGCATTGATATATGTTGTAGACAACACTAAAGAAGTAGGCAATCAATTAAAGAATACTGATCAAATAACCTTTACAGAATCTACAGAAGAACTAAATAGTCAAATTCAGAAAATCAAGGATTTGGATGGAAATACTAATATCCTTTTTATCCCTGAGGATTTCTATCAAACACATAACATTGAATTTTTATCTTCTGGCAAGCCAAACATTGCAACCAAGGGGCAGGTAGAATCACAATTAGAAAATATTTTATTGGAATACCAATATAAAGAATTGAATATTGATGCTTCTAAGATTAAAAGCATAGACACCAAAGTCAGTACTGCAGCCAAGGAAATTACTGCATCGGGAGAAGCAAAAGATAGTGATACAAGGATTGCGATGGGTATTGCGATGGCATTATCTGTCTTAATTTACTTATCTCTATTCTTGTATGGGGCACAGGTGATGCGAGGGATTATTGAAGAAAAATCAAATCGAATCATTGAAGTAATCATATCATCAGTAAAACCATTTCAATTGATGATGGGTAAGATTATTGGTATTGGTTTAGTGGGTATTACACAGTTTATTTTATGGATTATCTTGAGTTTTGGTTTGATCGCCATTGCATCAAATACATTAATTGACAAAAACGAATTCCAGAAGGAAATGATGCAAAACTCTCCTGAGGGGACTGAAATTGGTAGTGGATCAATAATGTCAGAAATCAATACAGCAATGGAGGCAGTAAATATTCCAGAATTACTGATCAGCTTCTTTTTATTTTTCATTGGGGGTTATATGCTATACAGTGCATTATTTGCTGCTGTAGGCTCTGCAGTAGATAATGAAACAGAAGCAAACCAATTTACTATGCCGATTACTACGCCTTTGCTATTAGCTTATATCCTTTCATTTGGTGTTTTGGTAAACAATCCACATGGACCTATTGCAGTTTGGTTAAGTTTTATTCCTCTCACGTCTCCAATTGCGATGTTGGTAAGAATTCCATTTGGTGTTCCAACTTGGCAAATTGCCCTTTCATTTATTTTATTAGTAGGTGGATTTGTATTTACAACATGGTTTGCTGCAAGGATATATAGGATCGGAATTCTTATGTATGGTAAAAAAGCAAGCTTTAAAGAACTTATAAAATGGTTCAGGTATAAAAGCTAAATTTATAGGAACAAAATAGGGACGCCTTTCTCATTTTAATTTTGAGAAGGGCTTCTTTTTATATTTTTTATAACTTTACCGCTGTTTTATTAAACATCTTCAATCTTAATTCTGTTATGGCGAATAATATAAATCTGTCTGTATTTAAGAAATTCTTTTCCTCAAATACATCGGGCGGAGTATTACTTTTTTTATGTGTTATTATATCACTTATCATTGCTAACACTTCATTTTCTACAAATTTCAATGAGTTTTTACAGGTCAAATTAGGTTTTGAGAATGAGACTGTTCAATTAAAGTACAGTATTAAGGGTTGGATTGATGATGGTTTAATGGCGATTTTCTTTTTGTTGGTAGGTTTAGAAATAAAAAGGGAGTTGGTTGAAGGGGAATTATCATCTCCTAAGAATGCTATCTTGCCCATTTTAGCAGCTGTAGGCGGAGCTATTGTCCCTGCAATAATCTATATCCTATTTAATCACGATCAA
The Sphingobacterium daejeonense genome window above contains:
- a CDS encoding SIS domain-containing protein, producing MKNNIDIKSLAQSTFELEAANVLALSEKIDEDYVKVIEEILTLKGRVILTGIGKSAIIAQKIVATLNSTGTPAIFMHAADAIHGDLGIIQKDDLIIGISKSGNTPEIKVLVPFLKTKQGTL
- a CDS encoding CBS domain-containing protein, translated to MFTNQKAIHRSRFCEISSWWSFREQLYLKVGDLSDNHGLPAVSSSSDVRTVLISITKFRLGATVVTEKEQILGIITDGDIRRMLEKHTDVSNLIATDIMSINPKTIERDELAANALHHMRQNSISQLVVTDDGKYAGIIHLQDILKEGII
- a CDS encoding DUF1573 domain-containing protein, whose amino-acid sequence is MKKITSICAVVIAFISLTAMGMLAAEFKFDKETHDFGKIALNKPVSHEYKFSNSGDEPIIISDVQPTCGCSVAEFTKTPVKPGEAGTIKVTFNAAAKGPFTKSFIVKSNTKTPVKTLTIKGIVE
- a CDS encoding pyridoxal phosphate-dependent aminotransferase gives rise to the protein MPTISQKGNNMPASPIRKLTPYADQAKKEGKKIYHLNIGQPDIETPEIMLNALKNIDFKVWAYTPSEGTLSYRTKLAEYYNKLHYNITPNDILVTNGGSEAITITMQACLNPGEEVIIPEPFYANYNGFACSADIIVKPIMSTIDNGFALPSISDFEKVITEKTKAIAICNPNNPTGYLYSREELEALKELCLKHDLYLFSDEAYREFCYDGREFISPMQLEGLEQNVVVFDTVSKRYSACGARIGCIITKNKELYQTSLKFAQARLSPSLEGQIAGEAAVDTPDSYFEAVSKEYTARRDTLVKGLNNIDGVFCPNPGGAFYVIAKLPIDNADKFCQWMLEKFSYNNETVMMAPATGFYSTPGAGSNEVRLAYVLNQDDLKKALICLDKALQEYPGRTI
- the cmk gene encoding (d)CMP kinase, with the translated sequence MKNFVIAIDGFSSCGKSTVAKALAKELNFVFIDSGAMYRAVTLYIQQNKVNIENEQEVLDALDNIHIDFVPNPEKVQILLNGEDVSDAIRTMEVSEYVSEVSALKPVRKAMVHQQQNLGKKRNIVMDGRDIGTTVFPNADLKIFMTASPQVRAERRFAELGAKGEVLTMEEVKENLSHRDHIDSTREESPLRQAEDAIVLDNSELNQEEQLQFVINLVKEKIDLN
- a CDS encoding UbiA-like polyprenyltransferase — encoded protein: MKKYMSLVLFAHSIFALPFAIIGFFLAINTTDYQFEWKLFLLMLVCMVTARNAAMAFNRYLDRDIDALNPRTAVRDIPAGKISANQALIFTIINCIVFIIACYFINFLCFLLSPIALFVILFYSYMKRISPLCHIVLGVGLGLAPVGAYLAVTGHFNIVPIFYGLAVLTWVSGFDIIYALQDEEFDKANGLNSIPANFGGKAALRISEILHVLSFIFILLPVLYMPVGILYYIGVAFYAALLIYQHRIVSLNDLSRVDRAFMTTNGIASVVFAVFYLLDIWIK
- the yihA gene encoding ribosome biogenesis GTP-binding protein YihA/YsxC, with the translated sequence MNINRAEFLTSNTDVTKLPEANKAEYAFIGRSNVGKSSLINAITRRKGLAKTSQKPGKTQLINHFIINDEWYLVDLPGYGFAQTSKKNRASWEKFIREYLTRRENLQCVFVLIDSRHEPQKIDLDFCYWLGEQGIPFLLLFTKADKHSMVKSDQNIAKFRKALKTWFEEVPPHILTSSETKLGCEQVLETIDDINKNFVSPLG
- a CDS encoding ABC transporter ATP-binding protein — protein: MLEIKNIVKQYANHKALDDVSIHVPSGKIFGLLGPNGAGKTSLIRIINQITAPDSGEIIFDGKPLNSSHISRIGYLPEERGLYKKMQIGDQMIYLAQLKGLSKKDAKERIKYWFEKLKIESWWDKKVEDLSKGMQQKVQFVATVLHEPDLIILDEPFSGFDPVNAQVIQDEILELNKKGATIIYSTHRMESVEALCDNIALLNKSKVILEGSVKEIKNQYRNQTYRIEYHLKPETERIQIDHSLWQNLDQSESNNNILTIQIPQEKSLNDVLINLIPQIEIQQIFEIIPSMHDIFIDNVTNNK